In Leucobacter insecticola, one DNA window encodes the following:
- a CDS encoding TetR/AcrR family transcriptional regulator, whose protein sequence is MPRLIDHDARSAEISAAAMRVLERDGLAGLSVRVVSKEAGIAVASLRRAFATQHELREHCLSLIGERAAERVRVCKAQFQGRELAERVLAEVLPVDEERRTELVAQMQLSVLALTDDRLKAAANGLSDGVRAVCAIAITALADAGMLGEGRDHALEVVRLNALLDGIAMRGVLRGEFEGASEILKPLEHHLDELSQPTSITSGVSAGTVPRGDHPAG, encoded by the coding sequence GTGCCTCGACTCATCGACCATGACGCGCGCAGCGCGGAGATTTCGGCTGCCGCGATGCGGGTGCTTGAGCGTGATGGACTTGCTGGGCTGAGTGTACGAGTTGTCTCGAAGGAAGCGGGGATCGCCGTCGCATCGCTTCGGCGGGCGTTCGCCACGCAGCACGAGCTTCGTGAACACTGCCTGTCCCTGATTGGTGAGCGTGCGGCTGAGCGCGTCCGGGTATGCAAGGCCCAGTTCCAGGGTCGAGAGCTCGCTGAGCGGGTGCTCGCGGAGGTCCTCCCGGTCGACGAGGAGCGGCGTACCGAGCTGGTGGCACAGATGCAGCTGAGTGTTCTCGCGCTCACTGACGACCGGCTCAAGGCTGCTGCGAACGGCCTCAGCGATGGCGTGCGCGCGGTGTGCGCGATCGCGATCACCGCGCTCGCCGATGCGGGAATGCTGGGGGAGGGGCGGGATCACGCGCTGGAGGTAGTCCGTCTGAACGCGCTTCTGGACGGTATCGCGATGCGCGGTGTCTTGCGCGGTGAGTTTGAGGGAGCCTCGGAGATACTCAAACCGCTGGAGCACCACCTTGACGAGCTATCGCAGCCGACCAGCATCACAAGTGGTGTGAGCGCGGGCACCGTCCCCCGTGGCGATCACCCCGCCGGGTGA
- a CDS encoding type II toxin-antitoxin system VapC family toxin, with protein sequence MNAYLLDTNVVSELMKARPNPRALEWLSLAPDSCLSVLTLGELERGVYLLGRRYPDRAARISDRLTQLREHYTDRILAVDAAAASRWATLPATRTLPVVDGLLAATALAHGLTIATRNVRDFAGTGVEICNPFGAKK encoded by the coding sequence TTGAACGCGTATCTCCTCGACACGAACGTGGTGTCTGAGCTCATGAAAGCGCGCCCAAACCCGAGGGCCCTTGAATGGCTGAGTCTCGCCCCCGACAGCTGTCTGAGCGTACTGACGCTGGGCGAGTTGGAGCGGGGCGTGTATCTGCTGGGGCGCAGGTACCCAGACCGAGCCGCGCGAATCTCAGACCGGCTGACCCAGTTGCGAGAGCACTACACTGACCGGATCCTGGCCGTGGATGCTGCGGCAGCGTCGCGTTGGGCGACACTGCCGGCGACCCGCACGCTTCCTGTTGTTGATGGCCTATTGGCGGCAACTGCCCTCGCACACGGTCTCACGATCGCGACCCGAAACGTCCGCGACTTTGCAGGCACCGGCGTGGAAATCTGCAATCCTTTTGGAGCGAAAAAGTAG